The following are encoded together in the Trichocoleus sp. FACHB-46 genome:
- a CDS encoding helix-turn-helix domain-containing protein, which yields MEELTKFIQSNPDPREFKRALAVQMVLQEYTYDAIRDVLQVSGGFITRWKQAFEKRGATGLAL from the coding sequence ATGGAAGAACTCACTAAGTTTATCCAAAGCAACCCTGACCCTCGGGAATTCAAAAGGGCCTTGGCCGTGCAAATGGTGTTGCAGGAGTACACTTATGACGCGATTCGCGATGTCTTGCAGGTCTCAGGCGGCTTCATCACTAGATGGAAGCAAGCCTTTGAGAAGCGAGGAGCTACAGGGTTGGCTCTTTAG
- a CDS encoding P-loop NTPase fold protein yields MTFDLARFYKACNPSKTLVMGNADDRRYYIDFSPVRGSNIIRELQRTITILAGDEPTSCQLFTGHIGCGKSTELLRLKAELEQQGFHVVYFESSQDLDTADVDVTDILLAIARQVSESLEAIQINVKPSYFNNLFAEIADLLQMPIDLSAQAELSFVIGKITAQTKASPKLRNQLRQHLEPRTNGILGAINQELLDPAREKLQKQGKQGLVVIVDNLDRVDNTLKPSGRTQPEYLFVDRGEQLNQLKCHVVYTIPLVLLFSNSLGPLTNRFGVDPKVLPMVPIELREGADCAEGLALLRQMVLTRAFPDATPAQQLQLIPHVFDSSDTLERLCKVSGGHVRNLLMLLYRCLQRDDPPLSRNCLEAVIRQRRDELVNTIDNDEWELLRHVGQHKSVRGEERYQTLIRSMFVFEYRDHNGSWFDINPILADAKEFQL; encoded by the coding sequence GTGACCTTTGATTTAGCAAGATTTTACAAAGCGTGTAACCCCAGCAAGACGCTGGTGATGGGGAATGCCGACGATCGCCGCTACTACATTGACTTTTCTCCGGTTCGGGGCAGCAACATAATTCGAGAGCTACAGCGCACCATCACCATTCTGGCGGGCGACGAACCGACCTCCTGCCAACTGTTTACAGGACACATCGGCTGCGGCAAATCTACTGAGCTCCTGCGGTTAAAAGCGGAACTTGAGCAGCAAGGATTTCATGTCGTTTACTTCGAGTCTAGTCAGGATTTAGATACAGCTGACGTGGATGTAACAGATATTCTGCTAGCGATTGCCCGTCAGGTGAGCGAGAGTCTGGAAGCGATTCAAATCAACGTCAAACCCAGTTATTTCAACAATCTGTTTGCCGAGATTGCCGACCTTCTACAGATGCCGATCGACCTATCGGCTCAGGCAGAGCTTTCGTTTGTGATTGGCAAAATCACGGCTCAAACCAAAGCCAGTCCTAAATTGCGGAACCAGTTGAGGCAGCATCTGGAGCCCCGAACCAACGGAATCTTGGGTGCTATCAATCAAGAGCTGTTAGACCCTGCCAGAGAAAAGCTTCAGAAACAGGGTAAGCAGGGACTGGTCGTCATTGTAGACAACCTTGATCGCGTTGATAACACCCTGAAACCTAGCGGTCGTACCCAGCCAGAGTATTTGTTTGTCGATCGAGGAGAGCAGCTAAACCAACTGAAGTGCCATGTCGTTTACACTATCCCGCTGGTATTGCTGTTTTCCAATAGCCTAGGCCCATTGACCAATAGATTTGGGGTCGATCCAAAAGTGCTGCCGATGGTGCCAATCGAATTACGAGAAGGGGCAGACTGCGCTGAGGGGCTAGCATTGCTAAGACAGATGGTGTTAACTCGCGCCTTTCCTGACGCAACTCCCGCACAACAGTTACAATTAATCCCTCACGTATTTGATAGCTCTGATACACTAGAGCGTTTGTGCAAAGTCAGTGGTGGGCACGTCCGCAACCTGCTGATGCTGCTCTACCGCTGTTTGCAGCGGGACGACCCGCCCCTGTCCCGCAACTGCTTAGAAGCTGTGATTCGGCAACGTCGAGACGAACTGGTAAACACAATCGACAACGATGAGTGGGAGTTGCTGCGCCATGTTGGTCAGCATAAGAGTGTTCGAGGGGAGGAGCGCTATCAAACGTTGATTCGCAGCATGTTTGTGTTTGAGTACCGCGATCACAATGGCTCTTGGTTTGACATTAACCCCATCTTGGCTGACGCCAAGGAATTTCAGTTATGA